A part of Gadus morhua chromosome 17, gadMor3.0, whole genome shotgun sequence genomic DNA contains:
- the abce1 gene encoding ATP-binding cassette sub-family E member 1 yields MAEKNTRVAIVNRDKCKPKKCRQECKKSCPVVRMGKLCIEVTAQSKIVWISESLCIGCGICVKKCPFGALSIVNLPSNLEKETTHRYCANSFKLHRLPIPRPGEVLGLVGTNGIGKSTALKILAGKQKPNLGKFDNPPDWQEILTYFRGSELQNYFTKILEDDLRAIVKPQYVDQIPKTVKGSVGAILTRKDDTDSQTLVCEQLDLTHLRERNVEALSGGELQRFACAVVCIQQADIFMFDEPSSYLDVKQRLKAAITIRSLIRPDRYIIVVEHDLSVLDYLSDFICCLYGVPSAYGVVTMPFSVREGINIFLDGYVPTENLRFRETSLVFKVAETASEEEVKKLRHYQYPNMKKTLGEFSLEIKEGDFTDSEIMVMLGENGTGKTTFIKMLAGGLKPDGGGDVPILNVSYKPQTISPKFRGSVRALLHDKIRDAYTHPQFITDVMKPMLIEAIIDQDVQNLSGGELQRVALTLCLGKPADVYLIDEPSAYLDSEQRLMAARVIKRYILHSKKTAFVVEHDFIMATYLADRVIVFDGIPSTCTRANTPQGLLAGMNKFLSLLEITFRRDPNNFRPRINKLNSIKDTEQKKSGNYFFLDD; encoded by the exons ATGGCCGAAAAGAACACCAGGGTAGCCATTGTCAACAGAGACAAGTGCAAACCCAAGAAATGCAGACAAGAGTGCAAGAAAAGCTGCCCGGTGGTGCGCATGG GTAAGCTGTGCATCGAGGTCACGGCCCAGAGTAAGATTGTGTGGATCTCCGAGTCTCTCTGTATAGGATGTGGTATCTGTGTCAAG AAATGTCCGTTTGGGGCGTTGTCCATCGTCAATCTGCCCAGCAATCTGGAGAAGGagaccacacacagatactgtGCCAATTCCTTCAAACTACATCg aTTGCCTATCCCCAGACCTGGTGAGGTCCTAGGACTTGTGGGGACCAATGGAATAGGAAAGTCCACCGCTCTCAAGATCCTCGCTGGGAAACAGAAGCCCAACTTGGGCAAGTTTGAT AACCCCCCCGATTGGCAGGAGATCCTGACCTACTTCCGGGGCTCGGAGCTCCAGAACTATTTCACCAAGATCCTGGAGGACGACCTGCGGGCCATCGTCAAGCCCCAGTATGTGGACCAGATCCCCAAGACTGTGAAG GGGTCAGTAGGTGCCATCCTCACCAGGAAGGATGACACAGATTCACAAACGCTCGTCTGTGAACAGCTag acCTGACCCACCTGCGGGAGCGTAACGTAGAGGCCCTGTCTGGAGGAGAGCTGCAGAGGTTCGCCTGCGCCGTGGTGTGCATCCAGCAGGCCGACAT TTTCATGTTTGACGAGCCGTCCAGCTACCTAGACGTTAAGCAGAGGCTGAAGGCCGCCATCACCATCCGCTCCCTCATCAGGCCTGACCG gtacaTCATCGTGGTGGAACATGACCTCAGTGTGTTGGACTACCTGTCGGACTTCATCTGCTGTCTGTACGGCGTGCCCAGCGCCTATGGCGTGGTCACCATGCCCTTCAGCGTCCGCGAGG gcATCAACATCTTCCTGGATGGCTATGTCCCTACGGAGAACCTTCGTTTCAGGGAGACCTCGCTGGTCTTCAAGGTGGCCGAGACGGCCAGCGAGGAGGAGGTCAAGAAGCTCCGGCACTACCAG tacccCAACATGAAGAAGACTTTAGGAGAGTTTAGTCTGGAGATCAAAGAGGGGGATTTCACCGACTCTGAGATCATGGTCATGCTGGGAGAAAATG GAACTGGCAAGACGACATTCATCAAAATGCTTGCTGGAGGTCTGAAGCctgatggtggag gTGACGTGCCCATCTTGAATGTCAGCTATAAACCTCAGACCATCAGCCCGAAGTTCAGG gGCAGTGTGAGGGCTCTCCTCCACGACAAGATCCGAGATGcctacacacaccctcagtTCATCACGGACGTCATGAAGCCCATGCTGATCGAGGCCATCATCGACCAGGAC gTCCAGAACCTATCAGGTGGAGAGCTGCAGCGTGTGGCTCTGACGCTGTGTCTGGGGAAGCCAGCCGACGTGTATCTGATCGACGAGCCCTCAGCCTACCTGGACTCAGAGCAGCGTCTCATGGCCGCCCGCGTCATCAAGAG gtACATCCTCCATTCTAAGAAGACGGCCTTTGTGGTGGAGCATGACTTCATCATGGCCACCTACCTGGCAGACCGAGTCATTGTCTTTGATGGGATCCCCTCTACCTGCACCAGGGCCAACac GCCTCAGGGTCTACTTGCTGGGATGAACAAGTTCTTGTCCCTGTTGGAGATCACCTTCAGACGTGACCCCAACAATTTCAGACCACGCATCAACAAGCTGAACTCcatcaag gACACGGAGCAAAAGAAGAGTGGGAACTACTTCTTCCTCGATGACTAA
- the anapc10 gene encoding anaphase-promoting complex subunit 10 isoform X2 → MATPSKTPPGADPKQLERTGTVREIGSQAVWSLSSCKPGFGVDQLRDDNLETYWQSDGSQPHLVNIQFRRKTTVKMLCIYADYKSDESYTPSKISVRVGNNFHNLQEVRQLEMVEPSGWIHISLLDANSPIRTFMIQVAVLANHQNGRDTHMRQIKIYTPVEESSIGKFPRCTTVDFMMYRTIR, encoded by the exons ATGGCCACCCCCAGCAAGACCCCGCCCGGGGCTGACCCCAAGCAGCTGGAGCGGACCGGAACCGTCCGGGAGATCGGATCCCAGGCAGTTTGGTCGCTGTCCTCCTGCAAACCTG GCTTTGGAGTGGACCAGCTGCGGGACGACAACCTGGAGACATACTGGCAGTCTGACGGCTCCCAGCCTCACCTGGTCAACATCCAGTTCAG GAGGAAGACCACCGTGAAGATGTTGTGTATTTACGCCGACTATAAATCTGACGAGAGCTACACGCCCAGTAAGATCTCTGTCCGCGTCGGAAACAACTTTCACAATCTGCAGGAAGTTAGA cAATTAGAAATGGTGGAGCCAAGTGGCTGGATTCACATATCCCTGCTGGATGCG AACAGTCCGATCCGGACCTTCATGATACAGGTGGCGGTGTTGGCCAACCACCAGAACGGCCGGGACACCCACATGAGACAGATCAAGATCTACACGCCGGTGGAGGAGAGCTCCATCGGGAAGTTCCCACGATGCACCACGGTGGACTTCATGATGTACAGGACCATCCGCTGA
- the anapc10 gene encoding anaphase-promoting complex subunit 10 isoform X1, with the protein MATPSKTPPGADPKQLERTGTVREIGSQAVWSLSSCKPGFGVDQLRDDNLETYWQSDGSQPHLVNIQFRRKTTVKMLCIYADYKSDESYTPSKISVRVGNNFHNLQEVRQLEMVEPSGWIHISLLDAKNSPIRTFMIQVAVLANHQNGRDTHMRQIKIYTPVEESSIGKFPRCTTVDFMMYRTIR; encoded by the exons ATGGCCACCCCCAGCAAGACCCCGCCCGGGGCTGACCCCAAGCAGCTGGAGCGGACCGGAACCGTCCGGGAGATCGGATCCCAGGCAGTTTGGTCGCTGTCCTCCTGCAAACCTG GCTTTGGAGTGGACCAGCTGCGGGACGACAACCTGGAGACATACTGGCAGTCTGACGGCTCCCAGCCTCACCTGGTCAACATCCAGTTCAG GAGGAAGACCACCGTGAAGATGTTGTGTATTTACGCCGACTATAAATCTGACGAGAGCTACACGCCCAGTAAGATCTCTGTCCGCGTCGGAAACAACTTTCACAATCTGCAGGAAGTTAGA cAATTAGAAATGGTGGAGCCAAGTGGCTGGATTCACATATCCCTGCTGGATGCG AAGAACAGTCCGATCCGGACCTTCATGATACAGGTGGCGGTGTTGGCCAACCACCAGAACGGCCGGGACACCCACATGAGACAGATCAAGATCTACACGCCGGTGGAGGAGAGCTCCATCGGGAAGTTCCCACGATGCACCACGGTGGACTTCATGATGTACAGGACCATCCGCTGA
- the LOC115529584 gene encoding uncharacterized protein LOC115529584 — protein MMTMDWLRVYLAGLFLVPLISATDSTTQRTSAVTEVQNFSTSSEPTTADKGSSTLVSRIPANISMTPSPSARGNATTPEAMHPTTTSSYSQQPNNTTIFVQSTSSPAGTVAIVTTSTIAGYIFLVIIVIALAVLCWILISLRRKSRWYSFDFKYPVLLTDPPGTFETVNMDGLNIVDLSPLPASNGERLLDQEVLLPYSGFLPLDNEQTDRKWDQSDGVSLHITEEELENSTALSCGSTAP, from the exons ATGATGACTATGGATTGGTTGAGAGTGTACCTGGCAG GGCTCTTCTTGGTACCTCTTATTTCTGCGACCGACTCCACCACTCAGCGGACTTCTGCGGTCACGGAAG TGCAAAACTTTTCCACAAGTTCTGAGCCAACCACGGCAGATAAAGGCTCATCCACACTCGTTTCCAGGATACCGGCAAACATTTCCATG ACCCCGTCACCCTCAGCCAGAGGAAATGCAACTACACCGGAAGCAATGCACCCCACAACCACTTCCAGCTATTCACAGCAgccaaacaacacaacaatctTCGTCCAATCAACCAGCAGCCCTGCCGGAACAGTTGCCATAGTTACGACTTCAACAATTGCAG gTTATATTTTCTTAGTGATAATAGTGATAGCCCTTGCTGTGCTTTGCTGGATCCTCATTTCTCTCAGGAGAAAATCCAGG tggtatTCCTTTGACTTCAAGTACCCTGTACTCCTGACGGACCCTCCTGGGACTTTTGAGACCGTCAACATGGACggactga ATATTGTTGACCTTTCACCTTTGCCAGCATCCAATGGGGAGCGTCTCCTGGACCAGGAGGTGCTCCTGCCCTATAGCGGCTTCCTCCCATTGGACAATGAGCAGACTGACAGGAAGTGGGACCAATCCGACGGAGTGTCACTTCATATAACAGAGGAAGAGCTGGAGAACAGCACTGCACTGTCCTGTGGTTCTACTGCACCCTAG